ACCTTTGCGGAGGCCTTTGGAATGTGGGGCACCCGTTTCTGCATCACCGCCGCGGACGACCATTGGCTGCAGGCGGCGGCGGGAAGCGTGGCGGGATTTGCCACCTCCGTGATAGGGTGCGGTTGTGAGGCTGGTGTGGAGCGATGGCGGTCTCCCGAGGAGACGCCAGACGGACGTCCCGGGGTGGATGTGCTGCTCTTTGTCCCCTCCAAGAAAAACATGGAAAAACAGCTTATCGGTCGGGTGGGGCAGGCGGTGATGACCTGCCCTACCACGGCTTGTTACGCGGCCTTGGAAGGAGAGCGGTCTGTTGCTGTGGGCGCGCGGTTGCGCTATTTCGGCGATACCTTTCAGGTGAGCAAGCTTCTGGAGGGAAGGCGATACTGGCGGATTCCCGTTATGGGTGGCGAGTTTGTTGTTTCCGACAGCTTCGGGATGCAAAAGGGGGTCGGTGGTGGCAATTTTCTTATCATCGCTACGGATCAACCCTCGGCGCTGAAGGCCGCCAGGGCGGCGGTGGAGGCCATGACGTCTTTGAAGGGAAGCATTCTTCCCTTCCCCGGCGGGGTGGTCCGCAGCGGCAGCCAGGTGGGGTCGCGC
Above is a window of Synergistales bacterium DNA encoding:
- the fhcD gene encoding formylmethanofuran--tetrahydromethanopterin N-formyltransferase gives rise to the protein MLINGVEVVDTFAEAFGMWGTRFCITAADDHWLQAAAGSVAGFATSVIGCGCEAGVERWRSPEETPDGRPGVDVLLFVPSKKNMEKQLIGRVGQAVMTCPTTACYAALEGERSVAVGARLRYFGDTFQVSKLLEGRRYWRIPVMGGEFVVSDSFGMQKGVGGGNFLIIATDQPSALKAARAAVEAMTSLKGSILPFPGGVVRSGSQVGSRYAFLPASTNVAYCPVLKGAVESALPDEANAVLEIVIDGLDRESVEEAMRTGITAACLEGVLQIGAGNYGGSLGDHCIGLYDLFGEGGNQS